The nucleotide sequence AGCCAGTTCACCGCCGTCCGCGCCTTCATCGACCGGAATTTTCAGCATTTCAACGCCGCCGTCGTAAAAGACGCCTGCCGCTCCTACGAACAGCTTCTCGCGGGCGGCGGAAAAATGTTTTTGGCCATGGCCGGGGCGATGAGCACCGGCGAGCTCGGCATCACGCTGGCCGAAATGATTCGCAAAGGAAAAATCCACGCCATCTCCACCACCGGCGCCAACTTGGAAGAGGATATTTTCAACTTGGTAGCGCACAATTCCTACGAACGGGTTCCCGGCTACCGCTACTTGACCAAGGATGACGAGGAAAAACTCTTGGATCGCCATTTAAACCGCGTCACCGACACCTGCATCCCGGAAGAAGAGGCGATGCGCCGGATCGAACGGATCATCCTCGAATACTGGCGCAAGGCCGAAGCAAAAGGGGAGCGGTTTTTCCCCCACGAATACATGTACAGGATGATAAAAGACGGCGCGCTGGAAAAACTGTACGAAATCGACCCGCGCGATTCCTGGATGGTCGCCGCCGCCGAAAAAAACCTCCCCATCTTCGTCGGCGGCTGGGAGGATTCCACGCTCGGCAACAAGTTCGTGGCGGATTTCAAAAAAGGGAACATCAAAAAAATCTCCGTCGTCAAATCCGGCCTCGAATACATGGATGTCTTAATCGACTGGTACGAGCAAACTTCGGCCAAAGCCCCCATCGGCTTTTTCCAAATCGGCGGCGGCATCGCCGGCGATTTTCCCATCTGCGTGGTGCCCCTCTTGGAGCAGGATTTGTTCCGCGAAAACGTCAAAAAATGGGCCTACTTCTGCCAGATTTCCGACAGCACCACCTCCTACGGCTCCTACTCCGGCGCCACCCCCAACGAAAAAATCACCTGGGGAAAGATTGCCAAGGAGACCCCCAGCTTCATCATCGAATCAGACGCCACCATCGTCGCCCCCTTGATGTTCGCCTACCTTTTAAGCGAATA is from Verrucomicrobiia bacterium and encodes:
- a CDS encoding deoxyhypusine synthase family protein, with translation MKRVLEKEPQISQVSQFTAVRAFIDRNFQHFNAAVVKDACRSYEQLLAGGGKMFLAMAGAMSTGELGITLAEMIRKGKIHAISTTGANLEEDIFNLVAHNSYERVPGYRYLTKDDEEKLLDRHLNRVTDTCIPEEEAMRRIERIILEYWRKAEAKGERFFPHEYMYRMIKDGALEKLYEIDPRDSWMVAAAEKNLPIFVGGWEDSTLGNKFVADFKKGNIKKISVVKSGLEYMDVLIDWYEQTSAKAPIGFFQIGGGIAGDFPICVVPLLEQDLFRENVKKWAYFCQISDSTTSYGSYSGATPNEKITWGKIAKETPSFIIESDATIVAPLMFAYLLSE